A stretch of the Plodia interpunctella isolate USDA-ARS_2022_Savannah chromosome Z, ilPloInte3.2, whole genome shotgun sequence genome encodes the following:
- the angel gene encoding protein angel homolog 1 isoform X3, whose amino-acid sequence MLARAVVFRIHVRNFILLSSRGKKCSTESSLCSDLATTQQLRHLASRNKKIRIRIPPLNSDAQEKSKPMSDYQASLTHVSYGGQFEVSSNENINNDCPLYESGSSNSSGVKPSTTTPPDFRIWEEVGSRSDSNTGSSFKFKVVSYNVLAQCLLEYHPYLYTGCHPHNLKWKVRAPRLFDEIVKLSPDIICLQEVQATHLGSFYAKFEKIGYTGIFKQKTGHREDGCAIYYKQDLFEKSDQCSVEYYQPGLSILNRDNIGMMVKLVPRCMPFLPIVVATTHLLYNPKRTDVRLAQLQVLLAELDRFAYNGRESGHLPIILTGDLNSTPESAVIQLLDRGYVSASAFRDSSDWKRIGVTDNCQHLSVVLDRLQGKPSDFSDVKIYNSEYSKDVPGHVPSPSEYGVMFNSGAIGHSLKLVSAYDRCKLDGRQEASTFQDRWVTVDYVYYSYCNNLNLLERLRLPTTDECETLGCLPNEKYASDHLALAALFELKPTLNHL is encoded by the exons ATGTTGGCAAGGGCTGTAGTTTTTAG GATACATGTGAGAAACTTCATACTTTTAAGTAGTAGAGGAAAGAAATGCAGTACAGAGTCCAGTCTCTGCTCAGACTTGGCCACGACACAGCAGTTGCGACACCTAGCAAGTAGGAACAAGAAGATTCGAATTAGGATACCTCCTCTCAATTCAGATGCACAGGAAAAATCAAAGCCAATGAGTGATTATCAGGCAAGTTTGACTCATGTGAGCTATGGAGGACAGTTTGAAGT CTcttcaaatgaaaatattaacaatgacTGTCCGCTATATGAGTCCGGATCTTCAAATAGTTCCGGTGTAAAGCCCTCAACCACAACACCTCCAGATTTTCGGATATGGGAAGAAGTAGGTTCTAGAAGTGATTCTAACACAG GATCCTCATTTAAGTTCAAAGTAGTTTCATACAATGTATTAGCACAGTGCTTGTTGGAGTACCACCCTTATCTTTATACAGGATGCCACCCACACAATTTGAAGTGGAAAGTTAGAGCTCCTAGACTATTTGACGAGATTGTTAAATTATCTCCTgat ATAATATGTCTACAAGAAGTACAGGCAACACATCTGGGGAGTTTCTATGCAAAATTCGAGAAGATCGGGTACACCGGCATTTTCAAACAGAAGACGGGTCACAGAGAGGATGGGTGTGCCATCTACTATAAGCAGGATCTTTTCGAAAAATCAGATCAATGTAGt GTGGAATATTACCAGCCAGGGTTGTCAATACTGAATCGTGACAACATCGGCATGATGGTGAAGCTGGTTCCTAGATGTATGCCGTTTCTGCCCATCGTGGTGGCCACCACGCATCTGCTGTACAACCCTAAGCGAACTGACGTCCGATTGGCTCAACTGCAGGTTTTGCTCGCTGAGTTAGACAGATTCGCCTATAATGGGAGAGA GTCGGGTCACCTACCAATTATTTTAACTGGAGATCTTAATTCGACGCCAGAAAGTGCGGTGATACAGCTGTTAGACAGGGGATATGTGAG CGCCAGTGCATTCCGAGACAGTTCAGATTGGAAGCGCATCGGCGTGACAGACAATTGTCAGCATCTGTCAGTAGTACTGGACCGGCTGCAGGGCAAACCCAGCGACTTCAGCGATGTCAAG ATATACAACTCTGAATACAGTAAAGACGTGCCGGGCCACGTGCCCAGTCCCTCAGAATACGGTGTGATGTTCAACAGTGGCGCCATCGGCCACTCGCTGAAACTGGTGTCCGCTTACGACCGCTGCAAACTTGATGGCAGGCAGGAGGCCTCCACCTTCCAGGACAGATGGGTCACCGTCGACTACGTGTATTATAG TTACTGTAACAACTTGAACTTGCTCGAGCGCCTTCGGCTGCCGACAACGGACGAATGCGAAACACTCGGCTGTCTGCCGAACGAGAAATATGCATCTGACCATCTCGCTCTAGCAGCGCTCTTCGAGCTCAAACCCACGCTCAACCACTTATAG
- the angel gene encoding protein angel homolog 2 isoform X5 — MSDYQASLTHVSYGGQFEVSSNENINNDCPLYESGSSNSSGVKPSTTTPPDFRIWEEVGSRSDSNTGSSFKFKVVSYNVLAQCLLEYHPYLYTGCHPHNLKWKVRAPRLFDEIVKLSPDIICLQEVQATHLGSFYAKFEKIGYTGIFKQKTGHREDGCAIYYKQDLFEKSDQCSVEYYQPGLSILNRDNIGMMVKLVPRCMPFLPIVVATTHLLYNPKRTDVRLAQLQVLLAELDRFAYNGRESGHLPIILTGDLNSTPESAVIQLLDRGYVSASAFRDSSDWKRIGVTDNCQHLSVVLDRLQGKPSDFSDVKIYNSEYSKDVPGHVPSPSEYGVMFNSGAIGHSLKLVSAYDRCKLDGRQEASTFQDRWVTVDYVYYSYCNNLNLLERLRLPTTDECETLGCLPNEKYASDHLALAALFELKPTLNHL, encoded by the exons ATGAGTGATTATCAGGCAAGTTTGACTCATGTGAGCTATGGAGGACAGTTTGAAGT CTcttcaaatgaaaatattaacaatgacTGTCCGCTATATGAGTCCGGATCTTCAAATAGTTCCGGTGTAAAGCCCTCAACCACAACACCTCCAGATTTTCGGATATGGGAAGAAGTAGGTTCTAGAAGTGATTCTAACACAG GATCCTCATTTAAGTTCAAAGTAGTTTCATACAATGTATTAGCACAGTGCTTGTTGGAGTACCACCCTTATCTTTATACAGGATGCCACCCACACAATTTGAAGTGGAAAGTTAGAGCTCCTAGACTATTTGACGAGATTGTTAAATTATCTCCTgat ATAATATGTCTACAAGAAGTACAGGCAACACATCTGGGGAGTTTCTATGCAAAATTCGAGAAGATCGGGTACACCGGCATTTTCAAACAGAAGACGGGTCACAGAGAGGATGGGTGTGCCATCTACTATAAGCAGGATCTTTTCGAAAAATCAGATCAATGTAGt GTGGAATATTACCAGCCAGGGTTGTCAATACTGAATCGTGACAACATCGGCATGATGGTGAAGCTGGTTCCTAGATGTATGCCGTTTCTGCCCATCGTGGTGGCCACCACGCATCTGCTGTACAACCCTAAGCGAACTGACGTCCGATTGGCTCAACTGCAGGTTTTGCTCGCTGAGTTAGACAGATTCGCCTATAATGGGAGAGA GTCGGGTCACCTACCAATTATTTTAACTGGAGATCTTAATTCGACGCCAGAAAGTGCGGTGATACAGCTGTTAGACAGGGGATATGTGAG CGCCAGTGCATTCCGAGACAGTTCAGATTGGAAGCGCATCGGCGTGACAGACAATTGTCAGCATCTGTCAGTAGTACTGGACCGGCTGCAGGGCAAACCCAGCGACTTCAGCGATGTCAAG ATATACAACTCTGAATACAGTAAAGACGTGCCGGGCCACGTGCCCAGTCCCTCAGAATACGGTGTGATGTTCAACAGTGGCGCCATCGGCCACTCGCTGAAACTGGTGTCCGCTTACGACCGCTGCAAACTTGATGGCAGGCAGGAGGCCTCCACCTTCCAGGACAGATGGGTCACCGTCGACTACGTGTATTATAG TTACTGTAACAACTTGAACTTGCTCGAGCGCCTTCGGCTGCCGACAACGGACGAATGCGAAACACTCGGCTGTCTGCCGAACGAGAAATATGCATCTGACCATCTCGCTCTAGCAGCGCTCTTCGAGCTCAAACCCACGCTCAACCACTTATAG
- the angel gene encoding protein angel homolog 1 isoform X2 — protein MLARAVVFRYLRVTCKNVSYRIHVRNFILLSSRGKKCSTESSLCSDLATTQQLRHLASRNKKIRIRIPPLNSDAQEKSKPMSDYQASLTHVSYGGQFEVSSNENINNDCPLYESGSSNSSGVKPSTTTPPDFRIWEEVGSRSDSNTGSSFKFKVVSYNVLAQCLLEYHPYLYTGCHPHNLKWKVRAPRLFDEIVKLSPDIICLQEVQATHLGSFYAKFEKIGYTGIFKQKTGHREDGCAIYYKQDLFEKSDQCSVEYYQPGLSILNRDNIGMMVKLVPRCMPFLPIVVATTHLLYNPKRTDVRLAQLQVLLAELDRFAYNGRESGHLPIILTGDLNSTPESAVIQLLDRGYVSASAFRDSSDWKRIGVTDNCQHLSVVLDRLQGKPSDFSDVKIYNSEYSKDVPGHVPSPSEYGVMFNSGAIGHSLKLVSAYDRCKLDGRQEASTFQDRWVTVDYVYYSYCNNLNLLERLRLPTTDECETLGCLPNEKYASDHLALAALFELKPTLNHL, from the exons ATGTTGGCAAGGGCTGTAGTTTTTAG ATATTTGAGGGTCACTTGTAAGAATGTAAGTTACAGGATACATGTGAGAAACTTCATACTTTTAAGTAGTAGAGGAAAGAAATGCAGTACAGAGTCCAGTCTCTGCTCAGACTTGGCCACGACACAGCAGTTGCGACACCTAGCAAGTAGGAACAAGAAGATTCGAATTAGGATACCTCCTCTCAATTCAGATGCACAGGAAAAATCAAAGCCAATGAGTGATTATCAGGCAAGTTTGACTCATGTGAGCTATGGAGGACAGTTTGAAGT CTcttcaaatgaaaatattaacaatgacTGTCCGCTATATGAGTCCGGATCTTCAAATAGTTCCGGTGTAAAGCCCTCAACCACAACACCTCCAGATTTTCGGATATGGGAAGAAGTAGGTTCTAGAAGTGATTCTAACACAG GATCCTCATTTAAGTTCAAAGTAGTTTCATACAATGTATTAGCACAGTGCTTGTTGGAGTACCACCCTTATCTTTATACAGGATGCCACCCACACAATTTGAAGTGGAAAGTTAGAGCTCCTAGACTATTTGACGAGATTGTTAAATTATCTCCTgat ATAATATGTCTACAAGAAGTACAGGCAACACATCTGGGGAGTTTCTATGCAAAATTCGAGAAGATCGGGTACACCGGCATTTTCAAACAGAAGACGGGTCACAGAGAGGATGGGTGTGCCATCTACTATAAGCAGGATCTTTTCGAAAAATCAGATCAATGTAGt GTGGAATATTACCAGCCAGGGTTGTCAATACTGAATCGTGACAACATCGGCATGATGGTGAAGCTGGTTCCTAGATGTATGCCGTTTCTGCCCATCGTGGTGGCCACCACGCATCTGCTGTACAACCCTAAGCGAACTGACGTCCGATTGGCTCAACTGCAGGTTTTGCTCGCTGAGTTAGACAGATTCGCCTATAATGGGAGAGA GTCGGGTCACCTACCAATTATTTTAACTGGAGATCTTAATTCGACGCCAGAAAGTGCGGTGATACAGCTGTTAGACAGGGGATATGTGAG CGCCAGTGCATTCCGAGACAGTTCAGATTGGAAGCGCATCGGCGTGACAGACAATTGTCAGCATCTGTCAGTAGTACTGGACCGGCTGCAGGGCAAACCCAGCGACTTCAGCGATGTCAAG ATATACAACTCTGAATACAGTAAAGACGTGCCGGGCCACGTGCCCAGTCCCTCAGAATACGGTGTGATGTTCAACAGTGGCGCCATCGGCCACTCGCTGAAACTGGTGTCCGCTTACGACCGCTGCAAACTTGATGGCAGGCAGGAGGCCTCCACCTTCCAGGACAGATGGGTCACCGTCGACTACGTGTATTATAG TTACTGTAACAACTTGAACTTGCTCGAGCGCCTTCGGCTGCCGACAACGGACGAATGCGAAACACTCGGCTGTCTGCCGAACGAGAAATATGCATCTGACCATCTCGCTCTAGCAGCGCTCTTCGAGCTCAAACCCACGCTCAACCACTTATAG
- the angel gene encoding protein angel homolog 1 isoform X1 produces the protein MLNLTNSFSRYLRVTCKNVSYRIHVRNFILLSSRGKKCSTESSLCSDLATTQQLRHLASRNKKIRIRIPPLNSDAQEKSKPMSDYQASLTHVSYGGQFEVSSNENINNDCPLYESGSSNSSGVKPSTTTPPDFRIWEEVGSRSDSNTGSSFKFKVVSYNVLAQCLLEYHPYLYTGCHPHNLKWKVRAPRLFDEIVKLSPDIICLQEVQATHLGSFYAKFEKIGYTGIFKQKTGHREDGCAIYYKQDLFEKSDQCSVEYYQPGLSILNRDNIGMMVKLVPRCMPFLPIVVATTHLLYNPKRTDVRLAQLQVLLAELDRFAYNGRESGHLPIILTGDLNSTPESAVIQLLDRGYVSASAFRDSSDWKRIGVTDNCQHLSVVLDRLQGKPSDFSDVKIYNSEYSKDVPGHVPSPSEYGVMFNSGAIGHSLKLVSAYDRCKLDGRQEASTFQDRWVTVDYVYYSYCNNLNLLERLRLPTTDECETLGCLPNEKYASDHLALAALFELKPTLNHL, from the exons ATGCTGAATCTGACCAACAGTTTTTCCAGATATTTGAGGGTCACTTGTAAGAATGTAAGTTACAGGATACATGTGAGAAACTTCATACTTTTAAGTAGTAGAGGAAAGAAATGCAGTACAGAGTCCAGTCTCTGCTCAGACTTGGCCACGACACAGCAGTTGCGACACCTAGCAAGTAGGAACAAGAAGATTCGAATTAGGATACCTCCTCTCAATTCAGATGCACAGGAAAAATCAAAGCCAATGAGTGATTATCAGGCAAGTTTGACTCATGTGAGCTATGGAGGACAGTTTGAAGT CTcttcaaatgaaaatattaacaatgacTGTCCGCTATATGAGTCCGGATCTTCAAATAGTTCCGGTGTAAAGCCCTCAACCACAACACCTCCAGATTTTCGGATATGGGAAGAAGTAGGTTCTAGAAGTGATTCTAACACAG GATCCTCATTTAAGTTCAAAGTAGTTTCATACAATGTATTAGCACAGTGCTTGTTGGAGTACCACCCTTATCTTTATACAGGATGCCACCCACACAATTTGAAGTGGAAAGTTAGAGCTCCTAGACTATTTGACGAGATTGTTAAATTATCTCCTgat ATAATATGTCTACAAGAAGTACAGGCAACACATCTGGGGAGTTTCTATGCAAAATTCGAGAAGATCGGGTACACCGGCATTTTCAAACAGAAGACGGGTCACAGAGAGGATGGGTGTGCCATCTACTATAAGCAGGATCTTTTCGAAAAATCAGATCAATGTAGt GTGGAATATTACCAGCCAGGGTTGTCAATACTGAATCGTGACAACATCGGCATGATGGTGAAGCTGGTTCCTAGATGTATGCCGTTTCTGCCCATCGTGGTGGCCACCACGCATCTGCTGTACAACCCTAAGCGAACTGACGTCCGATTGGCTCAACTGCAGGTTTTGCTCGCTGAGTTAGACAGATTCGCCTATAATGGGAGAGA GTCGGGTCACCTACCAATTATTTTAACTGGAGATCTTAATTCGACGCCAGAAAGTGCGGTGATACAGCTGTTAGACAGGGGATATGTGAG CGCCAGTGCATTCCGAGACAGTTCAGATTGGAAGCGCATCGGCGTGACAGACAATTGTCAGCATCTGTCAGTAGTACTGGACCGGCTGCAGGGCAAACCCAGCGACTTCAGCGATGTCAAG ATATACAACTCTGAATACAGTAAAGACGTGCCGGGCCACGTGCCCAGTCCCTCAGAATACGGTGTGATGTTCAACAGTGGCGCCATCGGCCACTCGCTGAAACTGGTGTCCGCTTACGACCGCTGCAAACTTGATGGCAGGCAGGAGGCCTCCACCTTCCAGGACAGATGGGTCACCGTCGACTACGTGTATTATAG TTACTGTAACAACTTGAACTTGCTCGAGCGCCTTCGGCTGCCGACAACGGACGAATGCGAAACACTCGGCTGTCTGCCGAACGAGAAATATGCATCTGACCATCTCGCTCTAGCAGCGCTCTTCGAGCTCAAACCCACGCTCAACCACTTATAG
- the angel gene encoding protein angel homolog 2 isoform X4 yields the protein MLNLTNSFSRYLRVTCKNVSYRIHVRNFILLSSRGKKCSTESSLCSDLATTQQLRHLASRNKKIRIRIPPLNSDAQEKSKPMSDYQASLTHVSYGGQFEVSSNENINNDCPLYESGSSNSSGVKPSTTTPPDFRIWEEVGSRSDSNTGCHPHNLKWKVRAPRLFDEIVKLSPDIICLQEVQATHLGSFYAKFEKIGYTGIFKQKTGHREDGCAIYYKQDLFEKSDQCSVEYYQPGLSILNRDNIGMMVKLVPRCMPFLPIVVATTHLLYNPKRTDVRLAQLQVLLAELDRFAYNGRESGHLPIILTGDLNSTPESAVIQLLDRGYVSASAFRDSSDWKRIGVTDNCQHLSVVLDRLQGKPSDFSDVKIYNSEYSKDVPGHVPSPSEYGVMFNSGAIGHSLKLVSAYDRCKLDGRQEASTFQDRWVTVDYVYYSYCNNLNLLERLRLPTTDECETLGCLPNEKYASDHLALAALFELKPTLNHL from the exons ATGCTGAATCTGACCAACAGTTTTTCCAGATATTTGAGGGTCACTTGTAAGAATGTAAGTTACAGGATACATGTGAGAAACTTCATACTTTTAAGTAGTAGAGGAAAGAAATGCAGTACAGAGTCCAGTCTCTGCTCAGACTTGGCCACGACACAGCAGTTGCGACACCTAGCAAGTAGGAACAAGAAGATTCGAATTAGGATACCTCCTCTCAATTCAGATGCACAGGAAAAATCAAAGCCAATGAGTGATTATCAGGCAAGTTTGACTCATGTGAGCTATGGAGGACAGTTTGAAGT CTcttcaaatgaaaatattaacaatgacTGTCCGCTATATGAGTCCGGATCTTCAAATAGTTCCGGTGTAAAGCCCTCAACCACAACACCTCCAGATTTTCGGATATGGGAAGAAGTAGGTTCTAGAAGTGATTCTAACACAG GATGCCACCCACACAATTTGAAGTGGAAAGTTAGAGCTCCTAGACTATTTGACGAGATTGTTAAATTATCTCCTgat ATAATATGTCTACAAGAAGTACAGGCAACACATCTGGGGAGTTTCTATGCAAAATTCGAGAAGATCGGGTACACCGGCATTTTCAAACAGAAGACGGGTCACAGAGAGGATGGGTGTGCCATCTACTATAAGCAGGATCTTTTCGAAAAATCAGATCAATGTAGt GTGGAATATTACCAGCCAGGGTTGTCAATACTGAATCGTGACAACATCGGCATGATGGTGAAGCTGGTTCCTAGATGTATGCCGTTTCTGCCCATCGTGGTGGCCACCACGCATCTGCTGTACAACCCTAAGCGAACTGACGTCCGATTGGCTCAACTGCAGGTTTTGCTCGCTGAGTTAGACAGATTCGCCTATAATGGGAGAGA GTCGGGTCACCTACCAATTATTTTAACTGGAGATCTTAATTCGACGCCAGAAAGTGCGGTGATACAGCTGTTAGACAGGGGATATGTGAG CGCCAGTGCATTCCGAGACAGTTCAGATTGGAAGCGCATCGGCGTGACAGACAATTGTCAGCATCTGTCAGTAGTACTGGACCGGCTGCAGGGCAAACCCAGCGACTTCAGCGATGTCAAG ATATACAACTCTGAATACAGTAAAGACGTGCCGGGCCACGTGCCCAGTCCCTCAGAATACGGTGTGATGTTCAACAGTGGCGCCATCGGCCACTCGCTGAAACTGGTGTCCGCTTACGACCGCTGCAAACTTGATGGCAGGCAGGAGGCCTCCACCTTCCAGGACAGATGGGTCACCGTCGACTACGTGTATTATAG TTACTGTAACAACTTGAACTTGCTCGAGCGCCTTCGGCTGCCGACAACGGACGAATGCGAAACACTCGGCTGTCTGCCGAACGAGAAATATGCATCTGACCATCTCGCTCTAGCAGCGCTCTTCGAGCTCAAACCCACGCTCAACCACTTATAG